The Apium graveolens cultivar Ventura chromosome 6, ASM990537v1, whole genome shotgun sequence genome contains a region encoding:
- the LOC141666068 gene encoding uncharacterized protein LOC141666068, whose protein sequence is MLVYRADRVVPLEITHGLSKVKAYEAEINEEGMRLALDLFDKVSDEANTRNAKHPHRASLYYKRRFKEYCNDNIIELQFISIAHPQANGQAEVANRIILDGLKKRAESPRNTWVDEFFAILWAYHTTYKDTTKATPFMLVYGAETVVPLEITHGLSKVKAYEAEINEEGMRLALDLIDKVSDEAKTRTAKHPRRASLYYKRRVKERIFQQEDLVLKKIEVLGVGEKGKLAPNWEGP, encoded by the exons ATGTTGGTCTACAGAGCCGACAGAGTGGTGCCCCTTGAGATCACCCACGGATTATCAAAGGTTAAAGCTTATGAAGCGGAAATTAATGAAGAAGGAATGAGGCTTGCTCTCGACCTTTTTGACAAGGTCAGCGACGAAGCCAACACCCGTAATGCAAAGCATCCGCACAGAGCCTCCCTTTACTATAAAAGGAGG TTTAAGGAGTACTGTAATGATAACATCATAGAACTTCAATTCATCTCAATTGCCCATCCCCAAGcaaatgggcaagcagaggtcGCTAATCGGATCATCCTTGATGGACTCAAAAAGAGGGCCGAAAGCCCAAGAAACACTTGGGTCGACGAATTTTTTGCTATACTCTGGGCATATCATACTACCTACAAAGATACAACTAAAGCTACCCCATTCATGTTGGTCTACGGAGCCGAGACAGTGGTACCCCTTGAGATCACCCACGGATTATCAAAGGTTAAAGCTTATGAAGCGGAAATTAATGAAGAAGGAATGAGGCTTGCTCTCGACCTTATTGACAAGGTCAGCGACGAAGCCAAAACCCGTACTGCGAAGCATCCGCGCAGAGCCTCCCTTTACTATAAAAGGAGGGTAAAAGAAAGGATTTTCCAACAAGAAGACTTGGTGTTAAAGAAGATTGAGGTGTTAGGAGTTGGAGAGAAAGGAAAGttagccccaaattgggaaggacctTAG